The following proteins are encoded in a genomic region of Paenibacillus sp. FSL R7-0273:
- a CDS encoding GntR family transcriptional regulator, which yields MTIEFDNNQPIYLQIMNYLKGEIITGKLKPGDKIPSVRELAAELQINPNTVQRTFQELEREEIVETRRGMGRYVTGREETIMKIKREMAQDILDRFVRGMQELGFQSEEIVKAVADNIAAKESRGM from the coding sequence ATGACGATTGAATTTGACAATAACCAGCCGATATATCTGCAGATCATGAACTACCTCAAAGGCGAGATCATCACAGGCAAGCTGAAGCCCGGCGACAAAATCCCCTCTGTGCGTGAGCTTGCCGCTGAACTGCAGATTAATCCGAACACGGTGCAAAGAACCTTTCAGGAACTGGAGCGTGAAGAGATTGTGGAGACACGGCGGGGCATGGGCAGATATGTAACCGGGAGGGAAGAGACGATTATGAAGATTAAACGGGAGATGGCCCAGGACATTCTTGACCGGTTCGTCCGCGGCATGCAGGAGCTAGGCTTCCAGAGTGAAGAGATTGTAAAGGCCGTGGCTGACAATATTGCTGCAAAAGAAAGCAGGGGGATGTAA
- a CDS encoding ABC transporter permease codes for MRKFNLLVLNEWLKMFKKRSFFIPYLIIALFPAVIAYISHSFSADAFPSAAAFIKEMLLPTGMGQVIAILAIIGTAGIVSKEHSQGTVKFLLIRARSRTAILASKYVTVLLYALSLTAVTAAAIVISGMLWFQAGGGDTGIAGILQSLLYGYVYTMVYVTFVFMVGVLTNSTGVTIGLSMFAVMMDKVVIYRDFYKYFLFPNLDLSVYGSGQQPPLPGMTLGFSVLMLAVYMAVFLLAGFMVFRRRDVA; via the coding sequence TTGCGTAAATTTAATCTGCTGGTACTCAACGAATGGCTGAAAATGTTCAAAAAGCGTTCCTTTTTCATCCCCTATCTGATCATTGCGCTGTTCCCGGCGGTAATCGCATATATTAGCCATTCTTTTTCGGCAGACGCGTTCCCCTCTGCTGCAGCGTTCATCAAAGAGATGCTGCTGCCAACCGGAATGGGCCAGGTCATTGCCATACTCGCAATCATTGGAACAGCGGGGATCGTCAGCAAGGAGCATAGCCAGGGTACAGTGAAGTTTCTGCTGATCCGCGCCCGCAGCCGCACAGCCATTTTGGCCTCCAAATATGTAACGGTTCTGCTGTACGCCCTCAGTCTGACAGCTGTCACTGCGGCTGCAATTGTCATCTCAGGTATGCTGTGGTTTCAAGCAGGCGGCGGGGATACGGGTATAGCTGGAATTCTGCAGTCATTGCTGTACGGCTACGTATATACAATGGTGTATGTAACCTTTGTCTTTATGGTTGGAGTACTGACCAATTCCACAGGTGTTACCATCGGCCTCTCGATGTTCGCGGTCATGATGGACAAAGTTGTGATTTACCGCGATTTCTATAAATATTTTCTGTTCCCGAATCTTGATTTGTCTGTCTATGGAAGCGGACAGCAGCCGCCGCTGCCCGGCATGACGCTTGGCTTCTCTGTTCTCATGCTGGCGGTCTACATGGCAGTCTTTCTGCTGGCAGGCTTTATGGTGTTCAGACGAAGGGACGTTGCTTGA
- a CDS encoding pentapeptide repeat-containing protein gives MYQYDNESFLEHKFDYATLRDGELNGCTFERCTFRGASMEEMTSSGCRFIDCDFSGAQLNASLHKGAAFTNCKFTGANLFVARFVDCKMTGSDFANASMDGITLDGGDWSYTNLRHVNLTRQDLRGIRFTEADMLGCNLQKSDLRGADLSRVRLSQCKLAGADLRDAKLEGIDLKSLDLKGVRIDVEQAVLLARSLGAKVD, from the coding sequence ATGTATCAGTATGACAATGAAAGCTTCCTGGAGCATAAATTTGATTATGCTACTTTGCGGGACGGGGAGCTGAACGGCTGTACCTTTGAACGCTGCACGTTCAGGGGGGCATCGATGGAGGAAATGACCTCTAGCGGCTGCAGATTCATTGATTGTGATTTTTCGGGGGCACAGCTGAATGCCTCGCTGCATAAGGGAGCAGCTTTTACAAACTGCAAATTTACGGGAGCCAATCTGTTTGTTGCCCGGTTTGTGGACTGCAAAATGACAGGCTCCGATTTCGCCAATGCTTCCATGGACGGGATAACGCTGGACGGCGGGGACTGGTCCTATACGAACCTGCGGCACGTCAATCTGACACGCCAGGACCTGAGGGGCATCCGGTTCACGGAGGCGGATATGCTGGGCTGTAATCTGCAGAAAAGCGATTTGCGCGGCGCTGACCTGAGCCGGGTGCGGCTGAGCCAGTGCAAGCTTGCGGGAGCGGATCTGCGGGATGCCAAGCTGGAGGGCATTGATCTTAAGAGCCTGGATCTCAAGGGCGTGCGGATCGATGTTGAGCAGGCGGTGCTGCTGGCCCGATCCTTGGGGGCTAAGGTGGATTGA
- a CDS encoding ABC transporter ATP-binding protein, with translation MDSILQIQQVSKNYGSKQALNQVSFELGAGKIVGLLGSNGSGKSTLMKLIAGLARPGAGSISVLGLPVGEETKGLVSFMPDRPLTEKWMKVGDALRFMADFYPDFDQAKARRMLDFMKLNEKDRVTSLSKGMNERLQLTLALSRKARLYMLDEPIGGVDPVARTRILNALMEFYEEDSTILISTHLVSDIERIFDEVIFIKKGEMVLHSEVEELRMQRGKSIDELFKEVYAEC, from the coding sequence GTGGACAGCATACTGCAGATACAACAGGTATCCAAAAATTACGGCTCTAAGCAGGCGCTGAATCAGGTATCCTTTGAGCTCGGTGCAGGTAAAATCGTCGGACTGCTCGGCAGCAACGGCAGCGGAAAAAGCACACTGATGAAGCTGATTGCCGGACTTGCCCGGCCGGGCGCAGGCAGCATTTCCGTGCTCGGGCTTCCGGTTGGCGAAGAAACCAAAGGTTTAGTCTCCTTCATGCCGGACCGGCCGCTGACAGAGAAATGGATGAAGGTAGGCGATGCACTGAGGTTCATGGCGGATTTCTACCCGGACTTTGACCAGGCTAAAGCACGCCGGATGCTGGACTTCATGAAGCTCAATGAAAAGGATCGGGTAACCTCCCTGTCCAAAGGCATGAATGAGCGCCTGCAGCTGACCCTTGCCCTTTCCCGCAAAGCCAGACTGTATATGCTGGATGAACCGATCGGCGGCGTTGACCCGGTAGCCAGGACCCGAATCCTTAATGCTCTGATGGAGTTTTATGAGGAAGACAGCACGATTCTGATTTCGACCCACCTGGTGTCAGATATTGAGCGGATTTTTGATGAGGTGATTTTTATAAAAAAGGGAGAAATGGTCTTGCACAGTGAGGTTGAGGAGCTGCGTATGCAGCGCGGCAAAAGCATAGATGAGCTGTTTAAAGAGGTGTATGCGGAATGCTGA
- a CDS encoding sulfurtransferase yields the protein MDATISKRWLLARLYDPEQTIVDCRFTLGKPQAGRESYEQEHIPGAVYLDLELDLSSPVTEHGGRHPLPDPQVLAARLSKLGISNDTRIVAYDDESGMNAARLWWLLRYLGHEQAFILEDSFSTWKAEKYPVTDHQPVRVPSTFTANVQPQMLADVNVVRKVLEKTVTAKADTVDGDSPAPHSALPVLIDSRANDRYHGQNETLDKIAGHIPGALNYFWKNTQNADGSYKSAEELQEHFAGLDKDREIIVYCGSGVTACPNVLALEKAGFKKVRLYAGSWSDWISYTENAVVTVDEEKA from the coding sequence ATGGACGCAACTATATCCAAACGCTGGCTGCTGGCCAGATTGTATGACCCGGAGCAGACGATCGTGGATTGCCGGTTCACACTGGGCAAGCCGCAGGCCGGGCGGGAAAGCTATGAGCAGGAGCATATCCCGGGAGCGGTCTATCTAGACCTTGAGCTGGACTTGTCCAGCCCGGTCACAGAGCACGGCGGACGCCATCCGCTGCCCGACCCGCAAGTGTTAGCAGCACGCCTCTCAAAGCTGGGAATCAGCAATGATACACGCATTGTTGCCTATGATGATGAAAGCGGCATGAACGCGGCCCGTCTCTGGTGGCTGCTGCGCTACCTTGGACATGAGCAGGCCTTTATTCTGGAGGACAGCTTCAGTACCTGGAAAGCGGAGAAATATCCGGTGACGGATCACCAGCCTGTACGGGTACCGAGTACCTTCACTGCAAATGTGCAGCCGCAGATGCTGGCTGATGTTAACGTGGTCCGGAAGGTGTTAGAAAAGACAGTTACGGCTAAGGCTGACACGGTGGACGGTGACTCCCCGGCTCCCCACTCCGCCCTGCCTGTCCTGATCGACTCGCGCGCCAATGACCGCTACCACGGACAAAATGAGACCTTGGACAAAATAGCAGGCCATATCCCCGGCGCACTTAATTACTTCTGGAAAAACACCCAGAACGCTGACGGCAGCTACAAGAGCGCCGAAGAACTGCAGGAGCATTTTGCCGGATTGGACAAGGACCGTGAGATCATCGTCTATTGCGGCTCCGGTGTAACCGCCTGTCCGAATGTGCTGGCGCTGGAAAAGGCCGGATTCAAGAAGGTGCGGCTGTATGCGGGAAGCTGGAGTGACTGGATTAGCTATACGGAGAATGCGGTTGTCACTGTTGACGAAGAAAAGGCTTAA
- a CDS encoding alpha/beta hydrolase, which produces MLQNRIYKFSGLGFAILLMLTLTGCADKQEPTSVQPSSTVNENAAPVENQGTVSIEKLGERRIFVYLPPGYETSEERYPVVYMNDGRNVFNTGTSSFNKEWLVDKKVDQLVNDGKMEKVIVIAVDAGEDSDRGNEYIPFPNDTVPSDGAGAEEFTRFFLDTVIPFADSTYRTIPDRDHRMIMGSSFGGVQAFWMGYHHPETFSMIGALSVSTWVANGQAYEEWTQETGKPDVKIWLDMGAEEEMLIDPLVELLLSKGFSYGQDLFFLMDPIGTHDEISWSRRVHSPLIMFAGKAPGQAVKLEVSDYLSISWMGESYLRLNPVVTMDNGMEYSVSSEASYKVLNTGAGQVEPSGKVTFLKEENLRVEVTYLGITQLYEIDNER; this is translated from the coding sequence ATGCTCCAAAACAGGATTTATAAGTTTAGTGGCTTGGGATTTGCCATATTATTAATGTTAACGCTTACAGGTTGTGCTGACAAACAGGAGCCGACCTCTGTTCAGCCTTCGTCAACCGTGAACGAAAATGCTGCTCCTGTTGAGAACCAAGGTACAGTCAGCATTGAGAAGCTCGGGGAACGGAGAATCTTCGTTTACCTGCCGCCTGGTTATGAAACCAGTGAAGAGCGTTATCCTGTAGTGTATATGAACGACGGGCGGAATGTGTTCAATACCGGCACCAGTTCTTTTAATAAAGAGTGGCTGGTTGACAAGAAAGTAGACCAGCTTGTTAACGACGGCAAGATGGAGAAGGTTATTGTAATTGCAGTCGATGCAGGAGAAGACTCAGACCGTGGGAATGAGTATATCCCTTTCCCTAATGATACTGTTCCTTCGGATGGAGCGGGGGCGGAGGAATTTACCCGCTTTTTTCTTGACACCGTTATCCCCTTTGCGGATTCAACATACAGAACGATCCCGGACAGAGACCATCGTATGATTATGGGATCGTCATTTGGCGGAGTGCAGGCGTTCTGGATGGGTTATCACCATCCCGAGACTTTCTCGATGATCGGTGCGTTGTCCGTCTCCACATGGGTAGCTAACGGACAAGCGTATGAAGAGTGGACACAAGAAACCGGAAAGCCGGATGTGAAGATTTGGCTGGACATGGGCGCTGAGGAAGAGATGTTAATTGATCCACTGGTAGAGTTACTTTTATCGAAGGGATTTAGCTATGGACAGGATTTATTTTTTCTGATGGATCCTATTGGTACACATGACGAGATTTCCTGGTCCAGACGGGTACATAGTCCACTTATCATGTTCGCAGGGAAGGCACCCGGTCAAGCGGTCAAGCTGGAAGTTAGCGACTATTTGTCAATCTCATGGATGGGAGAATCATATCTCCGCCTCAATCCGGTAGTCACTATGGATAATGGGATGGAGTATTCTGTATCCTCCGAAGCTTCATATAAGGTGCTGAATACCGGGGCAGGACAGGTGGAGCCATCAGGGAAAGTGACCTTCTTGAAGGAGGAAAACTTGCGTGTGGAAGTGACATATCTAGGTATCACCCAGTTGTATGAGATAGATAATGAACGCTAG
- a CDS encoding AraC family transcriptional regulator: MQRCTYITYNMCEQLSIELISARLSFSPYHFHRVFHYLTGIAIMEYDFEICHNWK; this comes from the coding sequence ATGCAGCGGTGTACATACATCACTTATAACATGTGCGAGCAGCTTTCCATAGAACTCATTTCTGCCAGACTCTCCTTTTCACCGTATCACTTCCATAGAGTTTTCCACTATCTTACTGGTATTGCCATCATGGAGTATGATTTTGAGATATGTCATAATTGGAAGTAG
- a CDS encoding ABC transporter ATP-binding protein: protein MERIDANQEQAAATCGVPVLLMNKVTKMIKGKAIVNQLSFEIGRGEIVGLLGPNGAGKTTTIRMMTGLIKMTEGDVLVHGHSIRNDFKQAIAHIGAIIENPEFYAHMTGLDNLLQYVRMSDGISESRINEVVELVGLQEAMNKKVKAYSLGMRQRLGIAQALLHSPKLLILDEPTNGLDPAGIREMRDYMRKIAEVEGISILISSHMLGEIEQICHRAVVIQNGTLVRATRLGAEAHTEGEVALTMRVDNIAAAQAVIQAEAGVQLTGTDELHSELNVRLYDHKVPELVAALGAAKVGIYRITEHKQSLEEDFLNWTGGNRIA, encoded by the coding sequence ATGGAGCGGATAGATGCTAATCAGGAGCAGGCAGCGGCAACATGCGGCGTACCGGTTCTGCTGATGAACAAGGTTACAAAGATGATCAAAGGGAAGGCGATTGTGAATCAGCTGTCTTTTGAGATCGGACGGGGGGAGATTGTCGGGCTGCTCGGACCCAACGGTGCCGGCAAAACAACAACGATCCGCATGATGACCGGATTAATCAAAATGACGGAAGGAGATGTGCTGGTCCACGGACACAGCATCCGTAATGATTTTAAACAGGCCATTGCCCATATTGGAGCCATTATCGAGAACCCGGAATTTTATGCCCATATGACCGGGCTAGATAATCTGCTGCAATATGTGCGGATGAGTGACGGTATCTCTGAATCGCGGATTAATGAGGTGGTGGAGCTGGTGGGGCTCCAGGAAGCGATGAACAAGAAGGTAAAGGCTTATTCACTGGGCATGCGTCAGCGGCTGGGCATTGCCCAGGCACTGCTGCATTCACCGAAGCTGCTTATTCTGGATGAGCCGACCAACGGCCTCGATCCGGCAGGCATCCGTGAGATGCGCGATTATATGCGGAAGATTGCTGAAGTAGAGGGGATTTCGATTCTGATCTCTAGCCATATGCTGGGCGAAATTGAGCAGATTTGCCACCGTGCGGTTGTGATTCAGAACGGCACGCTTGTAAGAGCTACCCGGCTGGGAGCAGAGGCACATACTGAAGGTGAAGTGGCGCTTACTATGCGGGTCGATAACATTGCGGCCGCACAGGCCGTAATACAGGCAGAAGCTGGAGTGCAGCTTACAGGTACGGATGAACTACACTCCGAGCTGAATGTCAGGCTGTATGACCATAAGGTGCCGGAGCTGGTTGCTGCGCTTGGTGCAGCCAAGGTCGGCATATACCGCATAACAGAGCATAAGCAAAGTCTCGAGGAAGATTTCCTGAACTGGACGGGAGGAAACCGCATTGCGTAA
- a CDS encoding phosphotransferase enzyme family protein codes for METIVSKVWPEWRGALEKRSGGWNNTTYIVNGSGRKGVLRIYDTHRDRGKIEFEHAVLLELSKLSLPFGTPLPVRTVDGATLVQLEERGGKYACLFRYMEGDSPAEQDSGYYESFGAAAGQLSTVLAGIDPVLQPVYRPYYELRQAYPLCTEETVRELCYNPPEALGELKAELNRLYQAYVNIADSLKELETLPHQLVHGDLNASNLLVDTEDHSRVAALLDFEFCTYDLRAMDAAVILSGLLGLPEEQRIVREFCLGFSRSVTLTDEELTAIPVLMLLRKVDVFLHFASRYLEGTDGAEVLQEQTRMLAADLIQLSAGTAGILDILREEQERAGSTE; via the coding sequence GTGGAAACTATAGTAAGCAAGGTCTGGCCGGAGTGGCGCGGAGCCCTGGAGAAGCGCAGCGGTGGCTGGAATAATACAACCTATATTGTGAACGGAAGCGGCCGGAAGGGCGTTCTGCGCATATATGATACACACCGTGACAGGGGGAAAATCGAATTCGAGCATGCTGTGCTGCTGGAGCTGAGTAAGCTGTCATTACCGTTTGGCACACCGCTGCCGGTCCGGACGGTGGATGGAGCCACACTGGTGCAGCTTGAGGAGCGGGGCGGTAAATACGCCTGCCTGTTCCGTTATATGGAGGGGGATTCGCCGGCTGAGCAGGATAGCGGTTACTATGAATCTTTTGGCGCGGCAGCTGGTCAGCTGTCAACTGTATTAGCCGGAATTGATCCGGTTCTGCAGCCGGTTTACCGTCCATATTATGAGCTGCGTCAGGCCTATCCGCTTTGTACAGAGGAGACGGTACGGGAGTTATGCTACAACCCTCCAGAGGCGCTGGGAGAACTGAAGGCGGAGCTAAACCGTCTGTATCAGGCCTATGTCAATATTGCAGACTCGCTAAAAGAACTGGAAACGCTGCCGCATCAGCTGGTCCACGGTGATCTCAACGCCTCTAATCTGCTGGTAGATACGGAGGATCACAGTCGGGTAGCGGCGCTGCTGGATTTTGAATTCTGTACATATGATCTGCGCGCGATGGACGCTGCGGTAATCCTGTCGGGTCTGCTGGGACTTCCGGAAGAGCAGCGGATTGTCCGTGAATTCTGCCTGGGCTTCAGCCGCAGCGTGACGCTAACTGATGAAGAGCTGACAGCCATTCCAGTCCTGATGCTGCTGCGCAAGGTGGATGTATTTCTGCATTTTGCTTCCCGTTATCTGGAAGGAACGGATGGGGCGGAGGTATTGCAGGAGCAGACGAGAATGCTGGCTGCTGATCTGATTCAGCTGTCTGCGGGCACGGCGGGTATCCTGGATATTTTGCGGGAGGAGCAGGAACGGGCTGGAAGCACGGAGTAA
- a CDS encoding class I SAM-dependent methyltransferase: MINNKDEHALNAYDEVCKWERTEAVKLLSQCGLEPGMTVMDIGCGYGHYTIPAAIAAGTNGSVIAIEKLKKIIKHAEKRLDEAGIENVELMNTNHQGLPDTVQNQIDFLLMYDVIHHSPRSEMLETAAQCLKQGGILSFLAFKDLSGYKPSLFEEMLKEVIHDIEAAGFTLKSEIPFGGVHFDHFHSSYHWKRYGEVRLASLERGTVYNFMKTKQP; this comes from the coding sequence GTGATCAATAACAAGGATGAGCATGCTCTGAACGCTTACGATGAAGTTTGCAAGTGGGAAAGGACAGAAGCCGTTAAGCTCTTAAGTCAATGTGGGCTTGAGCCAGGAATGACCGTTATGGATATTGGATGCGGGTATGGGCACTATACGATACCGGCAGCGATTGCCGCGGGAACAAATGGAAGCGTAATCGCTATAGAAAAATTGAAGAAGATCATTAAGCATGCCGAGAAACGTTTAGACGAAGCGGGTATAGAGAATGTTGAACTGATGAATACAAATCATCAAGGCTTACCAGATACCGTACAAAACCAGATTGACTTCCTGCTGATGTACGACGTCATTCACCATTCGCCAAGGAGTGAAATGCTCGAAACTGCAGCTCAATGCTTGAAGCAGGGGGGTATTCTTTCATTCCTCGCGTTTAAAGATCTCAGTGGATATAAGCCGTCCTTATTTGAGGAAATGTTAAAGGAAGTTATCCACGATATAGAAGCTGCCGGGTTTACGCTGAAGAGTGAAATACCCTTTGGTGGCGTGCACTTTGATCATTTTCACAGCAGCTATCATTGGAAAAGATACGGTGAGGTCCGTCTGGCATCCCTTGAGCGAGGCACTGTGTATAATTTCATGAAGACTAAGCAGCCTTAA
- a CDS encoding cryptochrome/photolyase family protein, translated as MILFIHRKDLRTCDLPAFDLIQAAGDRSLHVLILEPFLLRNGRHLEHSGINFLTHVARLKEEYAREGKLLHILYGQPDAIVTRLAQVHPVELVLTHTDYTPYALKRDTLLSETAERLGIRLLSCQDSMLCDLNDFMEWSGRNEPFKVFTPFYRRWRSFLAERFRPPYTASLQQLDTAAIDEETAREFSLPVEIVRQLDLLTLSARSISPDLILDDFFEDGLQQYTQTRDKYALQGTSMVSRHLNTGAVSVRTVYSRLTEDGRSGEDWLRQLAWRDFYLYQARLDPDFFSYEKVYDLSLLSTDHFAAWSSGTTGIPIIDAAMRQLNETGWMPNRLRMITAMFLTKNLGCPFIYGERYFRLKLKDYDNVLNRGGWLWSSSLGYDASPYFRVMNPVTQSQTHDPDGTYIRTWIPELSKLSDKEIHLPRPEAIVDLKRSRALAIEIYKEILRSKQAVNSG; from the coding sequence ATGATTCTATTCATTCACCGCAAGGATCTGCGTACCTGTGATCTCCCGGCCTTTGATCTTATTCAGGCTGCCGGGGACCGTTCGCTGCACGTGCTGATCCTTGAGCCTTTTTTACTGCGCAACGGACGGCATCTTGAACACAGCGGAATCAACTTCCTTACCCATGTAGCCAGATTAAAGGAAGAATATGCGCGGGAAGGCAAGCTGCTACATATTCTGTATGGCCAGCCTGATGCTATCGTTACCAGGCTGGCGCAGGTCCATCCGGTAGAGCTCGTGCTGACACATACCGACTACACCCCCTATGCGCTAAAAAGAGACACTCTGCTCAGTGAGACTGCAGAGCGTCTTGGTATCCGGCTGCTCTCCTGTCAGGACAGCATGCTATGTGACCTGAATGATTTCATGGAGTGGAGCGGCCGGAATGAGCCGTTTAAGGTGTTTACTCCCTTTTACAGACGCTGGCGAAGCTTTCTCGCCGAACGTTTCCGCCCTCCTTACACAGCTTCCCTGCAGCAGCTGGATACAGCCGCAATAGACGAGGAGACTGCCCGGGAATTCAGTTTACCCGTAGAGATTGTCCGGCAGCTTGATTTGCTGACCCTCTCAGCCCGCAGCATAAGCCCTGACCTTATACTGGATGATTTTTTTGAGGACGGGCTGCAGCAGTATACACAGACACGTGACAAATACGCCCTCCAGGGGACAAGCATGGTAAGCAGGCATCTGAATACCGGAGCTGTTTCGGTGCGGACCGTCTATAGCCGGCTGACTGAGGACGGCAGGAGCGGTGAGGACTGGCTCAGGCAGCTGGCCTGGAGGGATTTCTATCTGTATCAGGCCCGGCTGGACCCAGATTTTTTCAGCTATGAAAAGGTATATGACCTGTCGCTGCTCAGCACAGACCACTTTGCAGCCTGGTCAAGCGGCACTACCGGCATACCCATCATCGACGCGGCTATGCGCCAGCTGAATGAGACCGGCTGGATGCCGAACCGCCTGCGGATGATTACCGCCATGTTCCTGACCAAAAACCTGGGCTGCCCGTTCATCTACGGGGAACGCTATTTCCGGCTGAAGCTGAAGGATTATGATAATGTGCTGAACCGCGGCGGCTGGCTGTGGAGCTCCTCGCTGGGATATGATGCCTCCCCTTATTTCAGGGTAATGAACCCGGTCACGCAGTCGCAGACTCATGATCCGGACGGCACCTACATCCGCACCTGGATACCGGAGCTGTCCAAGCTGTCTGACAAAGAGATTCACCTGCCCCGCCCGGAGGCAATTGTCGATCTAAAGCGCTCACGGGCGCTTGCGATTGAAATCTATAAGGAGATATTAAGAAGCAAGCAGGCTGTAAACAGCGGCTGA
- a CDS encoding PilZ domain-containing protein, whose amino-acid sequence MMDDSSRKEPFRYVMNQPIQCWLEVPAGNTGPGAGKLTEGVLLDLSRSGCKVRTSLNLRFTSGDTKLIIHFRLADENLQFEGSVRWGWMFGIGQFQYGVRLELSEAEDEQLARELELWTNRLKAL is encoded by the coding sequence ATGATGGACGACTCCAGCAGAAAAGAACCATTCCGATATGTGATGAACCAGCCGATTCAGTGCTGGCTTGAGGTTCCGGCAGGAAATACCGGTCCGGGCGCCGGCAAATTAACCGAAGGTGTGCTGCTGGATCTCAGCCGCTCCGGCTGTAAGGTACGCACTTCGCTGAACCTCCGCTTCACTTCCGGCGATACCAAGCTGATCATTCATTTCCGGCTGGCTGACGAGAATCTGCAGTTTGAAGGCAGTGTGCGCTGGGGCTGGATGTTCGGCATCGGGCAGTTTCAATATGGCGTCCGGCTTGAGCTAAGCGAGGCTGAGGATGAGCAGCTGGCACGTGAGCTGGAGCTGTGGACGAACAGGCTTAAGGCTCTGTAA